A genomic region of Polynucleobacter necessarius contains the following coding sequences:
- the fmt gene encoding methionyl-tRNA formyltransferase produces the protein MKIVFAGTPEFAAQAMRAIHRAGHEIVLALTQPDRRAGRGRHLQASPVKEFAIENHIPVLQPETLKVNHADPVKKAQALETYRLLSEIEFDAMVVVAYGLILPQEVLDIAQKPGRHGSFNIHASLLPRWRGAAPIQRAIEAGDAKTGVCIMQMDAGLDTGDTVLVADLEIASGETSESLHDRLSDLGAKLIVDVLRELQEGKSLNRTPQPTVGITYAEKILKTEAEIDWRLSASQIDFRIRAFNPFPGATSALEGQSIKFWDSRLPKAGLYSETTNVGEVLGFSEDGVYVQSGNGVIEVLEMQKPGGKRMSAKTCIQSMTPTEKLLCFHAKE, from the coding sequence ATGAAAATTGTATTTGCTGGTACCCCAGAATTTGCTGCACAAGCAATGCGTGCAATTCATCGCGCGGGCCACGAAATTGTTTTGGCGCTTACGCAGCCTGATCGGCGTGCGGGCAGGGGAAGGCACCTACAAGCAAGCCCCGTGAAAGAGTTTGCAATAGAAAATCATATCCCTGTATTGCAGCCAGAAACACTTAAAGTCAATCATGCAGATCCTGTAAAGAAGGCGCAAGCCTTAGAAACCTATCGGCTGCTTTCTGAAATTGAATTTGATGCAATGGTTGTGGTGGCTTATGGCTTAATTCTTCCTCAAGAGGTTCTAGATATAGCGCAAAAGCCAGGTAGACATGGCAGCTTTAATATTCATGCTTCGTTATTGCCGCGTTGGCGCGGTGCAGCCCCAATTCAAAGAGCGATTGAGGCAGGAGATGCCAAAACCGGCGTTTGCATCATGCAAATGGACGCAGGGCTCGATACTGGCGACACTGTTTTAGTCGCAGATCTTGAAATAGCCTCCGGAGAAACGAGTGAGAGCTTACACGATCGACTGTCAGATTTAGGCGCTAAATTAATTGTGGATGTTTTGCGAGAGTTGCAAGAAGGCAAAAGCTTAAACAGAACGCCGCAGCCGACAGTCGGCATTACCTACGCAGAAAAGATATTAAAAACAGAGGCAGAAATCGATTGGCGTTTAAGTGCAAGCCAAATAGATTTTCGAATTCGTGCGTTTAATCCTTTTCCTGGTGCAACAAGCGCTCTCGAAGGTCAGTCAATCAAGTTTTGGGATTCTCGTCTTCCAAAAGCAGGCCTTTATAGCGAAACCACAAACGTAGGCGAAGTATTGGGCTTTAGCGAGGACGGTGTATACGTCCAATCTGGTAATGGCGTCATTGAGGTTTTGGAAATGCAAAAGCCAGGCGGAAAAAGAATGAGTGCCAAGACATGTATACAGTCTATGACCCCCACTGAAAAATTGTTGTGCTTTCATGCAAAGGAGTAG
- a CDS encoding sensor histidine kinase has translation MSSIASLLNSGFFTSKAWRKKAIPIAIGLIGAFALLLLVLLSIASSNTEFFDNYFIWLYAANVVIGICLTLVILILVGVIAVRWHRGHFGTRLIAKLAMIFALVGIVPGLILYGVSLQFVSRSIETWFDVKVESALNSGLELARVTLRVAQEEILAEGGFIAEQVVQAPVGATSDQVGATVMKIRNQFGIQEVSLFNMQRNLILTSELRPKKYFPAPSAEVVAEAFKKKGITFLDQIEVEGGQRGYRVRAIIPIVRKKLAHSKLDAGKESEDKYFLQLVRYIPTPFAKNIFAVESAYSEYQEKALGRTGLRKMFVGTLTLTLFFAVFVAITLALMLGRQLARPLLMLLRGTQAVAQGDLSPKPELDTGDELGMLTRQFNVMTRQLADTRTSLQESKAFLERVLGSLTAGVCIFDKNYNVVSSNAGADRIFGQGLTYLDGKPLSNSPALLEFEEAVKEGFATMKLAVTGEGASTQGAPQNAPVWQKQIQLHSTNEFENELGITLFVRGTELTGDLRMVVFDDITDVVSAQRSIAWSEVARRLAHEIKNPLTPIQLSAERLQHKLAGKLSPEREEMINRSTETIIGQVQAMKEMVNDFRDFAKTPSPQLKPISINTLTSEILGLYEGSPLRTQLDPHCPDIMGDPTQLRQVIHNLLQNAQDAALEGPRPNEPVEVKTELVPYGEHNAAAQSAVRLTISDGGVGFPAKILARAFEPYVTTKSKGTGLGLAVVKKIVDDHSAKIEIRNRMHGEDVVGAQVSILFMNLAKEAA, from the coding sequence ATGAGTTCAATTGCCTCCCTTCTGAACTCAGGGTTTTTTACTTCTAAAGCCTGGAGAAAAAAAGCCATTCCGATTGCGATTGGTTTAATTGGCGCATTTGCTTTATTGCTTTTGGTTTTGCTTTCTATTGCATCATCCAATACAGAGTTTTTTGATAACTACTTTATTTGGTTATATGCCGCCAATGTAGTTATTGGTATTTGCCTTACTTTGGTAATTTTGATTTTGGTTGGGGTAATTGCAGTACGTTGGCATCGAGGGCATTTTGGTACGCGCCTTATCGCCAAGCTAGCCATGATTTTTGCTTTGGTTGGAATTGTTCCTGGCTTAATTTTGTACGGCGTTTCTCTTCAGTTCGTTTCCCGAAGTATTGAAACTTGGTTTGATGTGAAGGTCGAATCAGCACTAAATTCTGGCCTAGAGTTAGCGCGCGTTACTTTAAGAGTTGCCCAAGAAGAGATTTTGGCCGAAGGAGGTTTCATTGCCGAGCAGGTTGTTCAAGCTCCTGTGGGCGCAACCTCTGATCAAGTTGGCGCTACGGTGATGAAAATCCGCAACCAATTCGGCATTCAGGAAGTAAGCCTTTTCAATATGCAGCGCAATTTAATCTTAACCAGCGAGTTAAGGCCTAAAAAATATTTTCCAGCACCTAGTGCCGAAGTTGTTGCAGAAGCATTTAAAAAGAAGGGCATTACCTTTTTAGATCAAATTGAAGTAGAGGGTGGGCAGCGCGGCTATCGAGTAAGGGCAATTATTCCGATAGTTCGAAAAAAGTTGGCGCATAGCAAGCTGGATGCGGGTAAGGAATCAGAGGATAAATATTTTTTACAGTTAGTGCGATATATACCAACTCCATTTGCCAAGAATATTTTTGCAGTCGAGTCTGCTTATAGTGAATATCAAGAAAAAGCTCTTGGGCGCACTGGTCTTCGCAAAATGTTTGTCGGCACTTTAACGCTGACCTTGTTCTTCGCTGTATTTGTAGCGATTACGCTCGCACTGATGTTGGGGCGCCAACTGGCGCGACCACTTTTGATGCTATTAAGAGGTACGCAAGCTGTTGCACAAGGAGACCTGTCGCCAAAGCCAGAGCTAGACACTGGGGACGAGCTAGGCATGCTCACGCGTCAATTTAACGTGATGACGCGGCAATTGGCGGACACACGCACTTCCTTGCAAGAATCTAAGGCGTTTTTGGAAAGGGTTCTTGGAAGCTTAACTGCGGGTGTTTGTATCTTCGATAAAAATTACAACGTGGTGTCTAGCAATGCTGGCGCGGACCGTATTTTTGGCCAAGGCCTAACTTATCTAGATGGAAAGCCGTTGAGTAACAGCCCTGCATTATTGGAGTTTGAGGAGGCTGTGAAAGAGGGCTTTGCCACAATGAAATTGGCCGTGACTGGTGAGGGTGCATCTACACAGGGGGCACCACAAAATGCTCCTGTGTGGCAAAAACAAATTCAACTGCACAGCACCAATGAATTTGAAAATGAACTGGGCATCACCTTATTTGTGCGCGGAACAGAGCTTACTGGTGATTTGCGTATGGTGGTGTTTGATGACATCACCGATGTGGTTAGTGCTCAAAGGTCAATTGCGTGGAGTGAAGTTGCTAGACGCTTGGCGCATGAAATTAAAAATCCATTGACGCCGATTCAGCTCTCGGCTGAGAGATTGCAACATAAGCTTGCCGGTAAGCTAAGTCCAGAGCGGGAAGAGATGATTAATCGCAGCACTGAAACCATTATTGGCCAAGTGCAGGCGATGAAAGAAATGGTCAATGACTTCAGGGATTTTGCAAAGACCCCATCACCACAGCTCAAGCCAATCTCTATCAATACCCTAACATCTGAAATACTGGGTTTATATGAGGGCAGCCCATTGCGCACTCAACTTGATCCACATTGCCCAGACATCATGGGTGACCCGACCCAGTTAAGACAAGTTATTCATAATTTGTTGCAAAATGCACAAGATGCCGCGCTTGAGGGCCCTCGTCCAAACGAGCCAGTAGAGGTTAAAACGGAGTTAGTTCCTTATGGTGAGCACAATGCCGCAGCACAAAGTGCAGTTCGCTTAACAATAAGTGATGGTGGAGTTGGATTTCCAGCTAAGATATTGGCAAGAGCATTCGAGCCGTATGTCACTACAAAGAGTAAAGGTACGGGATTGGGTTTGGCGGTAGTCAAAAAAATTGTTGATGACCACTCGGCTAAAATTGAAATAAGAAACCGTATGCACGGAGAAGATGTAGTTGGTGCGCAAGTATCAATATTGTTTATGAATCTAGCAAAAGAGGCCGCCTAA
- a CDS encoding response regulator has translation MASILVVDDEMGIRELLNEILTDEGHTVYAAESAVQARTIREQMRPDLVLLDIWMPDTDGITLLKEWSKTGQLTMPVVMMSGHATIDTAVEATRIGALNFLEKPIALQKLLKTVSKALESSPKYIEPEEEKAVSPSASATAAPKPASSEVASTAPEGDEYISGIAKTYFDLPLREARDLFEKAYFEHQMQIMGGSMTKISEYTGLERTHLYRKLKALGIDTSRNKSES, from the coding sequence ATGGCTAGTATTTTGGTTGTTGATGATGAGATGGGAATTCGTGAGCTTCTCAATGAGATCCTCACAGATGAAGGCCATACTGTTTACGCAGCAGAAAGCGCCGTTCAAGCTCGCACCATTCGTGAACAAATGCGTCCTGATCTTGTACTGCTTGATATTTGGATGCCAGATACTGATGGCATTACTTTATTAAAAGAGTGGTCTAAGACTGGTCAGCTCACTATGCCTGTAGTGATGATGTCTGGTCACGCAACCATTGATACTGCGGTTGAGGCAACTCGTATTGGCGCACTAAACTTTTTAGAAAAGCCAATTGCTCTGCAAAAGCTTTTGAAAACAGTGAGCAAAGCGCTAGAGAGCTCCCCAAAATATATTGAGCCTGAAGAAGAAAAGGCGGTCTCACCAAGCGCAAGTGCAACTGCTGCTCCTAAGCCAGCTAGCTCAGAGGTAGCATCTACTGCACCAGAGGGTGATGAGTACATCAGCGGTATCGCAAAAACCTATTTTGATCTCCCCTTAAGAGAGGCCAGAGATCTATTTGAGAAGGCTTACTTTGAGCACCAAATGCAAATCATGGGCGGCAGCATGACCAAGATTTCTGAGTACACCGGCCTGGAGCGAACACACCTATATCGCAAGCTCAAAGCCTTGGGAATTGATACCTCTCGCAACAAGAGTGAAAGCTAG
- the def gene encoding peptide deformylase, giving the protein MALLPVLCYPDPRLHKVAKPVAQVDERIQKIVADMAETMYEAPGVGLAATQVDIHECIVVIDVSDDQNELMVFINPEIIWASPEKKSWREGCLSAPDYYDEVERPSEIRVKALDIKGKEFELDADGLLAVCLQHELDHLQGKVFVEYLSILKRSRISQKMKKRAKELESQR; this is encoded by the coding sequence ATGGCTTTATTACCCGTCCTTTGTTATCCAGACCCGCGCTTGCACAAGGTTGCCAAACCTGTGGCACAAGTGGATGAGCGCATTCAGAAAATAGTCGCCGATATGGCAGAGACTATGTATGAGGCACCGGGCGTTGGCCTCGCTGCAACTCAGGTAGATATACATGAGTGCATCGTAGTCATTGATGTGTCTGATGATCAAAACGAGCTCATGGTTTTTATCAACCCAGAAATTATTTGGGCAAGCCCCGAAAAGAAATCTTGGCGTGAAGGATGTCTTTCAGCGCCCGATTACTACGATGAGGTTGAGCGACCTTCCGAGATACGAGTAAAAGCTTTAGACATTAAAGGCAAGGAATTTGAGTTAGATGCAGATGGTCTTCTGGCGGTTTGCTTGCAGCATGAGCTAGACCATTTGCAGGGCAAAGTGTTTGTTGAGTATTTATCAATTCTCAAGCGCAGTCGTATTTCACAAAAAATGAAGAAGCGCGCAAAAGAATTAGAGAGTCAGCGCTAA
- the rsmB gene encoding 16S rRNA (cytosine(967)-C(5))-methyltransferase RsmB, whose translation MIDQKTPRSLPLSEAITIAAQAITEVMSGRSLTEVLEELEAHERPIVQSLSFDALRKWNRSHELIKQFIPKTPPPEVDHLLSVAIALFLQSAADGKGYASHTIVDQAVKACGEYDKTMYAKGFVNAVLRKVSLLVQPPEGETRYPPDPIAMFVPAWWRASLKRNYSKVWQTILFQQAKRAPLILRVNQKQYSREQYQALLHDAGIFSSVIEEVAGIKLPAALLLADPVPVSELPGFYGGAVSVQDAGAQLAAVLLDPQPNELVLDACAAPGGKTAHMLELSDCKMVALELDGARLGKISGNLDRLRLQSENVKVLRGDASKAAWWDGVLFDKILLDAPCSAAGIVSRHPDIPFLRRESDIKALQQKQRAILAQAWAMLKPGGTMLYVTCSIFPEEGEEQAIWFAAEHGNAVRLDAPGQLLPSEINDGFYYALFKKNGP comes from the coding sequence TTGATCGATCAAAAAACACCACGTAGTCTCCCGCTTTCTGAAGCAATCACAATTGCAGCGCAAGCCATTACCGAGGTCATGAGTGGTCGATCACTCACGGAGGTGCTAGAAGAATTAGAGGCGCACGAGCGTCCTATTGTCCAAAGCCTTAGCTTTGATGCTTTGCGTAAATGGAATCGTTCTCACGAGCTCATCAAACAATTTATTCCCAAGACTCCGCCACCGGAGGTAGACCATCTTTTGAGCGTTGCAATTGCCTTGTTTTTGCAGAGCGCAGCCGATGGCAAAGGTTACGCATCTCACACGATTGTTGACCAGGCCGTGAAGGCTTGCGGTGAATATGACAAGACGATGTATGCCAAAGGTTTTGTGAATGCGGTATTGCGCAAGGTGAGCCTTTTGGTGCAGCCGCCCGAAGGCGAAACTCGTTACCCTCCCGACCCCATCGCGATGTTTGTGCCAGCTTGGTGGCGAGCAAGCTTAAAGCGTAATTACTCCAAAGTTTGGCAGACGATTTTATTTCAGCAAGCAAAGAGAGCGCCTTTGATTTTGCGAGTAAATCAAAAACAATATTCTCGCGAACAATATCAGGCGCTATTACATGATGCAGGAATCTTCTCAAGTGTGATTGAAGAAGTTGCTGGTATTAAATTGCCTGCAGCGCTCCTGTTGGCAGACCCCGTACCCGTTTCTGAATTGCCAGGGTTTTATGGTGGCGCAGTCTCTGTACAGGATGCCGGCGCTCAGTTAGCGGCAGTTTTGCTTGATCCCCAGCCTAATGAATTGGTGTTGGATGCTTGCGCTGCCCCTGGTGGAAAAACTGCACACATGCTCGAGTTATCCGATTGCAAGATGGTTGCTCTGGAGTTGGATGGTGCCCGTTTGGGGAAGATCAGCGGTAACTTGGATCGCCTGCGCTTGCAGTCTGAGAATGTAAAAGTATTGAGGGGTGATGCCTCTAAAGCCGCGTGGTGGGACGGAGTTTTGTTCGACAAGATTTTGCTGGATGCCCCCTGTTCTGCTGCCGGCATTGTTTCAAGGCATCCAGACATCCCATTTTTAAGGCGTGAATCCGATATTAAAGCTTTGCAACAGAAGCAGCGAGCCATCTTGGCCCAGGCGTGGGCGATGCTAAAGCCTGGGGGCACAATGCTCTACGTGACTTGCTCTATATTCCCCGAGGAGGGTGAGGAGCAAGCAATTTGGTTTGCTGCTGAGCACGGCAATGCGGTACGATTAGACGCTCCAGGGCAGCTGTTGCCCTCTGAGATAAACGATGGTTTTTACTATGCCTTGTTTAAGAAAAATGGGCCATGA
- the htpX gene encoding zinc metalloprotease HtpX, which yields MFNFAKTAVLMAAITALFIVVGGMLGGEQGMLMALLMAVGMNFFSYWFSDTMVLKMTNAQQVDERSAPQFYGLVKELSEKADLPMPKVFLIDEDAPNAFATGRNPDNASVAATTGILKILSNRELRGVMAHELAHVRHRDILISTVAATMAGAISAIANFAMFFGGRDSEGRPNNPIASLMVAILAPIAASLIQMSISRAREYEADRGGAEISSDPEALAHALEKIHNYAQGIPFQAVEQHPETAQMMILNPLSAGGLAQLFSTHPPTEERVARLMSMAKNGAYPGAN from the coding sequence ATGTTTAATTTTGCAAAGACTGCTGTTTTGATGGCCGCAATTACCGCTTTATTTATTGTGGTCGGCGGGATGCTTGGTGGCGAACAGGGCATGTTGATGGCATTGCTAATGGCTGTTGGCATGAACTTCTTCAGCTACTGGTTCTCAGACACGATGGTCTTGAAAATGACCAATGCTCAACAGGTCGACGAGAGGTCTGCGCCTCAGTTCTATGGGCTTGTTAAGGAGCTTTCCGAAAAGGCCGACCTTCCAATGCCCAAAGTATTTTTAATTGATGAGGATGCACCCAATGCTTTTGCAACAGGACGCAACCCAGACAATGCATCGGTCGCTGCCACGACTGGGATTTTGAAAATACTCTCTAATCGCGAATTACGCGGTGTGATGGCCCACGAGTTGGCGCACGTGCGGCATCGCGATATCTTAATTTCAACTGTCGCCGCCACAATGGCTGGCGCTATCTCTGCAATAGCAAACTTCGCGATGTTTTTTGGTGGGCGTGACTCTGAGGGTAGACCAAACAACCCAATAGCCAGTTTGATGGTGGCAATTCTGGCGCCGATTGCTGCTAGCTTGATTCAGATGAGTATTTCACGCGCAAGAGAATATGAAGCGGATCGCGGAGGAGCAGAAATTAGTTCAGATCCCGAGGCGTTAGCGCATGCACTAGAGAAAATTCATAACTATGCTCAGGGCATCCCATTTCAGGCGGTTGAGCAACATCCTGAAACTGCCCAAATGATGATTTTGAATCCCTTAAGTGCGGGCGGCCTTGCCCAGTTGTTTTCAACCCATCCGCCGACTGAGGAGCGAGTGGCTCGCCTGATGAGTATGGCAAAAAACGGGGCATATCCCGGAGCGAATTAA
- a CDS encoding DNA-processing protein DprA, with amino-acid sequence MQTIKPSDPIVKIARGTKYYPARLNDLHDPPSNLYIKGDVHLLRQPMIAIVGSRNASAEGLQNSSVLAKALARAGLLILSGMAKGVDGAAHRACIELGVNHFTGAVFGTGVDVIYPREHVGLAKTISQQGLLLSEFPPGTGAQRLHFPRRNRIIAALALGVVVVEAAEKSGSLLLLLRA; translated from the coding sequence ATGCAGACAATAAAACCATCCGACCCGATCGTCAAAATTGCACGCGGGACCAAATATTACCCGGCGCGTTTAAATGATTTACATGACCCGCCCAGCAATCTATATATAAAAGGGGATGTCCACTTGCTGCGCCAGCCCATGATCGCCATCGTCGGCTCTCGAAACGCCAGCGCCGAAGGCCTACAAAACTCGAGTGTGCTGGCTAAGGCGCTAGCTCGGGCAGGCCTGCTTATCCTCTCTGGGATGGCAAAAGGGGTTGATGGCGCAGCCCATAGAGCTTGTATTGAATTGGGGGTGAATCACTTCACGGGCGCCGTATTTGGGACGGGCGTTGATGTTATTTATCCCAGGGAACATGTTGGGCTAGCAAAAACAATTAGCCAGCAGGGGCTTTTGTTGTCTGAATTTCCTCCGGGAACTGGGGCCCAGCGCCTTCACTTTCCAAGGCGCAACAGAATCATTGCAGCCCTAGCCCTGGGTGTCGTGGTGGTTGAGGCCGCCGAAAAATCAGGCTCTCTTCTCTTATTACTGCGCGCCTAG
- a CDS encoding DUF1924 domain-containing protein — protein MKVLLFILSLGIFGLAHATTPQELLKTYEAQSGKASTSKGEQFFNAKHGKEWSCASCHENPPNHDTKHIVTGKVIKPLAPSANPARFTDEAKVDKWFKRNCNDVLGRECTAQEKADVLAWLISVK, from the coding sequence ATGAAAGTTTTATTGTTTATTTTGTCGTTGGGTATTTTTGGGTTGGCACATGCAACAACCCCCCAGGAATTATTAAAAACCTACGAAGCTCAATCAGGCAAAGCATCGACCAGCAAGGGTGAGCAATTCTTTAACGCTAAGCATGGAAAAGAGTGGAGTTGTGCCTCTTGTCATGAAAATCCACCCAATCACGACACAAAGCATATTGTTACTGGAAAAGTAATTAAGCCTTTAGCGCCATCGGCCAATCCAGCTCGTTTTACTGACGAGGCAAAGGTAGATAAGTGGTTCAAGCGAAACTGTAATGATGTGCTTGGCCGTGAATGTACTGCGCAAGAAAAAGCAGATGTTCTTGCTTGGCTT
- a CDS encoding DUF4390 domain-containing protein produces MSQRIKQFIFLCLMAMSVFSTAVNAEGIKIKSFELERVDNDWLLNASFQIELSPGLEDAVQKGVVLYFQTEFDLSRSRWYWFDEKPAIAQRQTRLSYQPLTQQYRIASDGLTFSARTIAEALQGAGSIGGWRVADNAQLDPSKLYTGSLRMTLDLSKLPKPFQVNALNNRDWSVSSDWLRFPLSPTGPSLIKR; encoded by the coding sequence ATGAGCCAAAGAATTAAACAATTCATCTTTTTATGCTTGATGGCGATGTCTGTTTTTTCAACAGCCGTCAATGCAGAAGGAATCAAGATTAAATCCTTTGAGCTGGAGAGGGTGGATAACGACTGGCTATTAAATGCTAGTTTTCAAATTGAGCTTTCCCCTGGTCTTGAAGATGCTGTGCAAAAAGGAGTGGTACTTTATTTTCAGACCGAGTTTGATTTGTCTCGCTCTCGCTGGTACTGGTTTGATGAAAAGCCAGCGATTGCCCAAAGGCAAACGCGCTTGTCATATCAACCATTAACTCAGCAATATCGCATCGCATCAGATGGCCTGACATTTTCAGCAAGAACGATTGCTGAGGCCTTGCAGGGCGCAGGAAGTATTGGCGGTTGGCGCGTTGCAGATAATGCGCAACTTGACCCCAGCAAGCTCTATACAGGTAGCCTGAGAATGACTTTGGACTTGAGCAAGCTACCCAAGCCGTTTCAGGTGAATGCGCTTAATAACCGCGATTGGAGCGTTTCCAGTGACTGGCTGCGCTTCCCGCTTTCACCTACTGGCCCGAGCTTAATTAAGCGATGA